Proteins from a single region of Serinus canaria isolate serCan28SL12 chromosome 28, serCan2020, whole genome shotgun sequence:
- the LOC103821875 gene encoding ceramide synthase 4-like isoform X1, producing the protein MTPQQGCNPSLACADRFSVCRAHLILFSPPSRMARSLYEWLWQHEFWLPPGITWEDMQESEDTHYPQPRDLLLSIPFALILVVIRCAFERAIALPLSTKLGVRDKQRPKAQPNPVLETFYSTRRKNPKEGELLNLAKQCDLPVRKVEKWFRRRRNMDRPSLSKKFSEACWRFTFYIISFFTGLAVLYDKPWLWDHRECWTGYPQQPLQPSLFWYYMLELSFYWSLVFTLPFDVKRKDFKEQIVHHAATIFLISFSYCANYIRIGTLVMVIHDASDCFLEPTKIFNYMKWKKTCDSLFMIFSAVFLISRLIIYPYTVLYNTYYYSMEIFQPFFGYYFVNVLLIILQLLHVFWSCLIIHMVYKFILQGTMEKDMRSDTEESDKDEERDKIREKEKNGITCFSNVTSNGYIQRNGSEPLDNRAHHANGHAKER; encoded by the exons ATGACACCTCAGCAAGGCTGTAATCCTTCCTTGGCTTGTGCTGACAGGTTTTCTGTGTGCAGGGCTCACTTGATTCTGttctctcctccttccaggATGGCTCGCTCTCTGTATGAGTGGCTGTGGCAGCACGAGTTCTGGCTGCCCCCAGGAATCACCTGGGAGGACATGCAGGAATCTGAGGACACTCATTACCCTCAGCCTCGTGATCTCCTGCTCAGTATCCCGTTTGCTTTAATCTTGGTAGTCATTCGATGTGCCTTTGAAAG agcCATAGCCCTGCCCCTCAGTACCAAACTGGGTGTGAGAGACAAGCAGAGACCAAAAGCTCAGCCCAACCCCGTGCTGGAAACGTTCTATAGTACACGCCGCAAGAACCCTAAAGAG GGTGAGCTGCTCAATTTAGCCAAGCAATGTGACCTGCCAGTGAGGAAGGTGGAGAAGTGGTTCCGACGCCGGAGGAACATGGACCGGCCCAGCCTGTCCAAGAAGTTCAGCGAGGCCTG cTGGAGATTTACATTTTACAtcatttctttcttcactgGACTCGCTGTCCTGTATGAT AAGCCTTGGCTTTGGGACCATAGAGAGTGCTGGACAGGATATCCACAACAG cctctccagccctccctgttCTGGTACTACATGCTGGAGCTCTCCTTCTACTGGTCACTGGTCTTCACCTTGCCCTTTGATGTGAAGAGGAAG GATTTCAAGGAGCAGATAGTCCATCATGCTGCAACCATCTTCCTGATCAGTTTTTCATACTGTGCCAACTACATCCGCATTGGGACACTGGTGATGGTGATTCATGATGCTTCTGATTGCTTCCTAGAG CCAACTAAGATATTCAATtacatgaaatggaaaaaaacttgTGACAGCCTCTTTATGATCTTCTCAGCTGTGTTCCTGATCAGCCGCCTGATCATTTACCCCTACAC AGTGCTTTATAACACCTACTATTACTCCATGGAGATATTCCAACCCTTCTTTGGATACTACTTTGTGAATGTTCTCCTGAtaattctgcagctgctccatgtCTTCTGGTCCTGCCTAATTATTCACATGGTCTACAAGTTCATCCTCCAGGGCACG ATGGAAAAGGACATGAGAAGTGACACAGAAGAAAGTGACAAGGATgaagaaagagataaaattagagaaaaggagaaaaatgggatCACGTGTTTCAGCAACGTCACAAGCAATGGTTACATCCAGAGGAATGGATCTGAGCCCCTGGACAACAGAGCCCACCATGCCAATGGCCATGCCAAGGAAAGATAG
- the LOC103821875 gene encoding ceramide synthase 4-like isoform X2, giving the protein MFPPPNGLGEDRMARSLYEWLWQHEFWLPPGITWEDMQESEDTHYPQPRDLLLSIPFALILVVIRCAFERAIALPLSTKLGVRDKQRPKAQPNPVLETFYSTRRKNPKEGELLNLAKQCDLPVRKVEKWFRRRRNMDRPSLSKKFSEACWRFTFYIISFFTGLAVLYDKPWLWDHRECWTGYPQQPLQPSLFWYYMLELSFYWSLVFTLPFDVKRKDFKEQIVHHAATIFLISFSYCANYIRIGTLVMVIHDASDCFLEPTKIFNYMKWKKTCDSLFMIFSAVFLISRLIIYPYTVLYNTYYYSMEIFQPFFGYYFVNVLLIILQLLHVFWSCLIIHMVYKFILQGTMEKDMRSDTEESDKDEERDKIREKEKNGITCFSNVTSNGYIQRNGSEPLDNRAHHANGHAKER; this is encoded by the exons gATGGCTCGCTCTCTGTATGAGTGGCTGTGGCAGCACGAGTTCTGGCTGCCCCCAGGAATCACCTGGGAGGACATGCAGGAATCTGAGGACACTCATTACCCTCAGCCTCGTGATCTCCTGCTCAGTATCCCGTTTGCTTTAATCTTGGTAGTCATTCGATGTGCCTTTGAAAG agcCATAGCCCTGCCCCTCAGTACCAAACTGGGTGTGAGAGACAAGCAGAGACCAAAAGCTCAGCCCAACCCCGTGCTGGAAACGTTCTATAGTACACGCCGCAAGAACCCTAAAGAG GGTGAGCTGCTCAATTTAGCCAAGCAATGTGACCTGCCAGTGAGGAAGGTGGAGAAGTGGTTCCGACGCCGGAGGAACATGGACCGGCCCAGCCTGTCCAAGAAGTTCAGCGAGGCCTG cTGGAGATTTACATTTTACAtcatttctttcttcactgGACTCGCTGTCCTGTATGAT AAGCCTTGGCTTTGGGACCATAGAGAGTGCTGGACAGGATATCCACAACAG cctctccagccctccctgttCTGGTACTACATGCTGGAGCTCTCCTTCTACTGGTCACTGGTCTTCACCTTGCCCTTTGATGTGAAGAGGAAG GATTTCAAGGAGCAGATAGTCCATCATGCTGCAACCATCTTCCTGATCAGTTTTTCATACTGTGCCAACTACATCCGCATTGGGACACTGGTGATGGTGATTCATGATGCTTCTGATTGCTTCCTAGAG CCAACTAAGATATTCAATtacatgaaatggaaaaaaacttgTGACAGCCTCTTTATGATCTTCTCAGCTGTGTTCCTGATCAGCCGCCTGATCATTTACCCCTACAC AGTGCTTTATAACACCTACTATTACTCCATGGAGATATTCCAACCCTTCTTTGGATACTACTTTGTGAATGTTCTCCTGAtaattctgcagctgctccatgtCTTCTGGTCCTGCCTAATTATTCACATGGTCTACAAGTTCATCCTCCAGGGCACG ATGGAAAAGGACATGAGAAGTGACACAGAAGAAAGTGACAAGGATgaagaaagagataaaattagagaaaaggagaaaaatgggatCACGTGTTTCAGCAACGTCACAAGCAATGGTTACATCCAGAGGAATGGATCTGAGCCCCTGGACAACAGAGCCCACCATGCCAATGGCCATGCCAAGGAAAGATAG
- the LOC103821875 gene encoding ceramide synthase 4-like isoform X3 — translation MLGEEDVLCRSRMARSLYEWLWQHEFWLPPGITWEDMQESEDTHYPQPRDLLLSIPFALILVVIRCAFERAIALPLSTKLGVRDKQRPKAQPNPVLETFYSTRRKNPKEGELLNLAKQCDLPVRKVEKWFRRRRNMDRPSLSKKFSEACWRFTFYIISFFTGLAVLYDKPWLWDHRECWTGYPQQPLQPSLFWYYMLELSFYWSLVFTLPFDVKRKDFKEQIVHHAATIFLISFSYCANYIRIGTLVMVIHDASDCFLEPTKIFNYMKWKKTCDSLFMIFSAVFLISRLIIYPYTVLYNTYYYSMEIFQPFFGYYFVNVLLIILQLLHVFWSCLIIHMVYKFILQGTMEKDMRSDTEESDKDEERDKIREKEKNGITCFSNVTSNGYIQRNGSEPLDNRAHHANGHAKER, via the exons gATGGCTCGCTCTCTGTATGAGTGGCTGTGGCAGCACGAGTTCTGGCTGCCCCCAGGAATCACCTGGGAGGACATGCAGGAATCTGAGGACACTCATTACCCTCAGCCTCGTGATCTCCTGCTCAGTATCCCGTTTGCTTTAATCTTGGTAGTCATTCGATGTGCCTTTGAAAG agcCATAGCCCTGCCCCTCAGTACCAAACTGGGTGTGAGAGACAAGCAGAGACCAAAAGCTCAGCCCAACCCCGTGCTGGAAACGTTCTATAGTACACGCCGCAAGAACCCTAAAGAG GGTGAGCTGCTCAATTTAGCCAAGCAATGTGACCTGCCAGTGAGGAAGGTGGAGAAGTGGTTCCGACGCCGGAGGAACATGGACCGGCCCAGCCTGTCCAAGAAGTTCAGCGAGGCCTG cTGGAGATTTACATTTTACAtcatttctttcttcactgGACTCGCTGTCCTGTATGAT AAGCCTTGGCTTTGGGACCATAGAGAGTGCTGGACAGGATATCCACAACAG cctctccagccctccctgttCTGGTACTACATGCTGGAGCTCTCCTTCTACTGGTCACTGGTCTTCACCTTGCCCTTTGATGTGAAGAGGAAG GATTTCAAGGAGCAGATAGTCCATCATGCTGCAACCATCTTCCTGATCAGTTTTTCATACTGTGCCAACTACATCCGCATTGGGACACTGGTGATGGTGATTCATGATGCTTCTGATTGCTTCCTAGAG CCAACTAAGATATTCAATtacatgaaatggaaaaaaacttgTGACAGCCTCTTTATGATCTTCTCAGCTGTGTTCCTGATCAGCCGCCTGATCATTTACCCCTACAC AGTGCTTTATAACACCTACTATTACTCCATGGAGATATTCCAACCCTTCTTTGGATACTACTTTGTGAATGTTCTCCTGAtaattctgcagctgctccatgtCTTCTGGTCCTGCCTAATTATTCACATGGTCTACAAGTTCATCCTCCAGGGCACG ATGGAAAAGGACATGAGAAGTGACACAGAAGAAAGTGACAAGGATgaagaaagagataaaattagagaaaaggagaaaaatgggatCACGTGTTTCAGCAACGTCACAAGCAATGGTTACATCCAGAGGAATGGATCTGAGCCCCTGGACAACAGAGCCCACCATGCCAATGGCCATGCCAAGGAAAGATAG
- the LOC103821875 gene encoding ceramide synthase 4-like isoform X4: MARSLYEWLWQHEFWLPPGITWEDMQESEDTHYPQPRDLLLSIPFALILVVIRCAFERAIALPLSTKLGVRDKQRPKAQPNPVLETFYSTRRKNPKEGELLNLAKQCDLPVRKVEKWFRRRRNMDRPSLSKKFSEACWRFTFYIISFFTGLAVLYDKPWLWDHRECWTGYPQQPLQPSLFWYYMLELSFYWSLVFTLPFDVKRKDFKEQIVHHAATIFLISFSYCANYIRIGTLVMVIHDASDCFLEPTKIFNYMKWKKTCDSLFMIFSAVFLISRLIIYPYTVLYNTYYYSMEIFQPFFGYYFVNVLLIILQLLHVFWSCLIIHMVYKFILQGTMEKDMRSDTEESDKDEERDKIREKEKNGITCFSNVTSNGYIQRNGSEPLDNRAHHANGHAKER, encoded by the exons ATGGCTCGCTCTCTGTATGAGTGGCTGTGGCAGCACGAGTTCTGGCTGCCCCCAGGAATCACCTGGGAGGACATGCAGGAATCTGAGGACACTCATTACCCTCAGCCTCGTGATCTCCTGCTCAGTATCCCGTTTGCTTTAATCTTGGTAGTCATTCGATGTGCCTTTGAAAG agcCATAGCCCTGCCCCTCAGTACCAAACTGGGTGTGAGAGACAAGCAGAGACCAAAAGCTCAGCCCAACCCCGTGCTGGAAACGTTCTATAGTACACGCCGCAAGAACCCTAAAGAG GGTGAGCTGCTCAATTTAGCCAAGCAATGTGACCTGCCAGTGAGGAAGGTGGAGAAGTGGTTCCGACGCCGGAGGAACATGGACCGGCCCAGCCTGTCCAAGAAGTTCAGCGAGGCCTG cTGGAGATTTACATTTTACAtcatttctttcttcactgGACTCGCTGTCCTGTATGAT AAGCCTTGGCTTTGGGACCATAGAGAGTGCTGGACAGGATATCCACAACAG cctctccagccctccctgttCTGGTACTACATGCTGGAGCTCTCCTTCTACTGGTCACTGGTCTTCACCTTGCCCTTTGATGTGAAGAGGAAG GATTTCAAGGAGCAGATAGTCCATCATGCTGCAACCATCTTCCTGATCAGTTTTTCATACTGTGCCAACTACATCCGCATTGGGACACTGGTGATGGTGATTCATGATGCTTCTGATTGCTTCCTAGAG CCAACTAAGATATTCAATtacatgaaatggaaaaaaacttgTGACAGCCTCTTTATGATCTTCTCAGCTGTGTTCCTGATCAGCCGCCTGATCATTTACCCCTACAC AGTGCTTTATAACACCTACTATTACTCCATGGAGATATTCCAACCCTTCTTTGGATACTACTTTGTGAATGTTCTCCTGAtaattctgcagctgctccatgtCTTCTGGTCCTGCCTAATTATTCACATGGTCTACAAGTTCATCCTCCAGGGCACG ATGGAAAAGGACATGAGAAGTGACACAGAAGAAAGTGACAAGGATgaagaaagagataaaattagagaaaaggagaaaaatgggatCACGTGTTTCAGCAACGTCACAAGCAATGGTTACATCCAGAGGAATGGATCTGAGCCCCTGGACAACAGAGCCCACCATGCCAATGGCCATGCCAAGGAAAGATAG
- the LOC103821875 gene encoding ceramide synthase 4-like isoform X5, whose product MARSLYEWLWQHEFWLPPGITWEDMQESEDTHYPQPRDLLLSIPFALILVVIRCAFERAIALPLSTKLGVRDKQRPKAQPNPVLETFYSTRRKNPKEGELLNLAKQCDLPVRKVEKWFRRRRNMDRPSLSKKFSEACWRFTFYIISFFTGLAVLYDKPWLWDHRECWTGYPQQPLQPSLFWYYMLELSFYWSLVFTLPFDVKRKPTKIFNYMKWKKTCDSLFMIFSAVFLISRLIIYPYTVLYNTYYYSMEIFQPFFGYYFVNVLLIILQLLHVFWSCLIIHMVYKFILQGTMEKDMRSDTEESDKDEERDKIREKEKNGITCFSNVTSNGYIQRNGSEPLDNRAHHANGHAKER is encoded by the exons ATGGCTCGCTCTCTGTATGAGTGGCTGTGGCAGCACGAGTTCTGGCTGCCCCCAGGAATCACCTGGGAGGACATGCAGGAATCTGAGGACACTCATTACCCTCAGCCTCGTGATCTCCTGCTCAGTATCCCGTTTGCTTTAATCTTGGTAGTCATTCGATGTGCCTTTGAAAG agcCATAGCCCTGCCCCTCAGTACCAAACTGGGTGTGAGAGACAAGCAGAGACCAAAAGCTCAGCCCAACCCCGTGCTGGAAACGTTCTATAGTACACGCCGCAAGAACCCTAAAGAG GGTGAGCTGCTCAATTTAGCCAAGCAATGTGACCTGCCAGTGAGGAAGGTGGAGAAGTGGTTCCGACGCCGGAGGAACATGGACCGGCCCAGCCTGTCCAAGAAGTTCAGCGAGGCCTG cTGGAGATTTACATTTTACAtcatttctttcttcactgGACTCGCTGTCCTGTATGAT AAGCCTTGGCTTTGGGACCATAGAGAGTGCTGGACAGGATATCCACAACAG cctctccagccctccctgttCTGGTACTACATGCTGGAGCTCTCCTTCTACTGGTCACTGGTCTTCACCTTGCCCTTTGATGTGAAGAGGAAG CCAACTAAGATATTCAATtacatgaaatggaaaaaaacttgTGACAGCCTCTTTATGATCTTCTCAGCTGTGTTCCTGATCAGCCGCCTGATCATTTACCCCTACAC AGTGCTTTATAACACCTACTATTACTCCATGGAGATATTCCAACCCTTCTTTGGATACTACTTTGTGAATGTTCTCCTGAtaattctgcagctgctccatgtCTTCTGGTCCTGCCTAATTATTCACATGGTCTACAAGTTCATCCTCCAGGGCACG ATGGAAAAGGACATGAGAAGTGACACAGAAGAAAGTGACAAGGATgaagaaagagataaaattagagaaaaggagaaaaatgggatCACGTGTTTCAGCAACGTCACAAGCAATGGTTACATCCAGAGGAATGGATCTGAGCCCCTGGACAACAGAGCCCACCATGCCAATGGCCATGCCAAGGAAAGATAG